TTTGATTTTTAGTCTTGTCTTTTTGACCGGGTGGTCACACTCAAAGTAATAGGAGTGTAAAGCTTGTCTTTTATCAAAAATATCGCAAGGGCCTTTATATAGCCAGTCTCCAAGAAGAGGATGTCCGATATGAGCCATATGAACTCTAATTTGGTGTGTTCTTCCGGTATACAATCTTAAATCGACGAGAGTGGCTGTTTTATACCTCTGAAGGACTTTGACAGATGTCTTAGAAGGGTAACCGCCTTCTGACACAGGTAAAACTCTGCGAGCTATATTTCCCTCAATAGGTCTACCGATAGGAAGATCGATTTCTATTTCATCTTCTTCTATAATTCCATCTACTACAGCATAGTATTTTTTGACTGTAGTATTTGCGGTCATTTGTTTGTTGAGTTCAGCCTGTGCATAGGAGTTTTTTCCAATTATCAAAATCCCAGTTGTGTCCATGTCGAGCCTGTTTATAAATCTAATCTTAAAGCTTTGGCCTGTTTGGTTCATATAGTTCATGAGCCCGTTTGCAATAGTGTGGTCAGGATGTCCCTTTGTAGGGTGTACTGTGACCTCAGCCTGCTTATCAATAAAAAGTAAATCATCGTCTTCGTAGACTGGATAAATGGGTATGTCTTCAGCAGGGAAGTGGCTTTGCTCTTCTGGCATCAAAACGGTTATTTTGTCGCCTTCATTTGCTGTTGTCCAGCCAGGAACTGACTCACCGTTGCAAATTAGGAGATTTCCGAATTTAATTTTCGTCATTAACCTTGAAGAAAAATGGTACTTCTGCTTGATTATTCTTTTTAGCTGCTGACCGGCTTCCTCAGGGGAGATGGTAAACTGATATTTATCTGGCATCTATGGGATGTCCTCCACGTAATTTATAGGAACTTGCTCTTTACCTTTGACCAGAAGTCGTAAGATTCAAGCCTGAGCAGTTTAACATTTGTCTCAGAGAGACATACTTCAATATTGCTCACATTATCAAAGAATTTAGAAAATCCATCAAAGGCTATGGTTATTTTGACTTTACTGCTATTGTCAACTGGTTTCACCTCCATGCTGAGATCAGGTGGCAGAAGGATGCTTGATGTAAATGATCTATATGCAGTCGTATTCATTGGTGCGATTGGAGTTGCTTGAAGCAGTCTAAGCCTTGGGTCAACAATGCTTCCGCCGAGAGAGTAGTTATAAGCTGTACTTCCTGCTGGGGTAGAAACCAAAAGGCCGTCACCGCTGAATCTTTCAATAAAGCTTCCGGCAATTGATATATCAAAATGCACCGAATATGCATAGTTGGCATTGCTTGCTATTATTATCTCGTTTAAGCCTTTAAGTTCTTCGCAGATACCGTCGTGGTAGACATGGGCCATAACAGTCTGCATGCTCTGAATAGAGTACTTCTGATTGATGTAGTTATCGATGAATTCATCGAGTCTATCTGGCATAATCTCTTGGAAAAACCCTAGATGACCTGTATTAATTCCAATAATAGGGATCATCGGAAAATCAAATTCATGAATTAGATCCAAAAAAGTTCCATCTCCGCCTATGCATACTATGAGCTCAACCTCGCTGTCGAGCTCGCTAACTATTGTGAACTCCTTTGCTATAAGCTTTTCGCTAAGGAGTTTTTTTGTTGAAATTGAGTTTTCTGTTTGACTGTTGTAGATCAAAATCTTTCTTTGCATTTCATCTCTCCGTGTGAAACTATATCATCGCTTCAAATTCATCTACTAAGGAACTAAACATTTCCATTGCATCTCTGATAGGCTCTGGCTTGCTCATATCTACACCTGCAACTTTGAGTTCATCAACAGGGAACATGCTTGAACCTAGTGTTAGGAAGCGTCTATAATCCTTAACTGCTTTTTCGCCTTCTTTAAGAATTTTCTTTGATATAGCTGTTGCAGCTGAAAATCCTGTAGCATACTGATATACATAGAAGGAGCGATAGAAGTGAGGAATTCTAGCCCATTCATATTTAATGTAGTCATCCTTTGATAGGGCATCGCCAAAGTACATTGAATTGAGCTTTTCATATTCTTCACAAAGTCTTTCTGCAGTGAGACTTCCACCTTCTTCAACATATTTGTGAGTCCAGTTCTCAAATTCTGCAAACATTGTCTGACGAAATACAGTAGCTCTGAATTCCTCGATGAACTTGTTTAGGATGTACATCTTTGATGTCTTATCGTTTTCATTCTCAAGAAGATAGTTGAGAAGGAGAGACTCGTTAACTGTTGATGCAACTTCTGCAACAAAGATGGAATAGTCACCGTATACAGGTGGCTGATTCTTTCTTGTATAGTAGGAGTGCATGGAGTGCCCCATCTCGTGAACAAGCGTCAAAACATCCTGAAGCTTATCACCATAGTTTAGCAGTATAAAAGGATTGCTATCGTATGATCCAAAACTGTACGCGCCACTCGTCTTACCTTTATTCTCGTAGATGTCAATCCATCTATTATTTATGCCTTGGTCAACTGTTTCTATATAGTCGTCTCCAAGTACAGATAGGGCGCTTTTCATTATTTCAACTGCTTCATCAAAGCTTATCTTATTGTTAGGAACATCAACCAAAGGTGTGTAAATATCGTACATCTTTAGTTCGTCAACACCTAAAATTTTCTTGCGTATCTCTGTGTACTTATGTAAAACTGGGAGATACTCATGCACAACAGAAATAAGATTATCGTAAACTGATTCAGGAATATCGTGACCGTAAAGTTCAGCTTGCCTTGCCGATTCATATTTACGGATACTTGCCTTGGTGCAGTCTGCCTTTACATTGGTGTTATATATAGCAGTAATAGTATTTATATGCTCCTTGTACTGTTTGTACATTGCCTCAAATGCGTTTTTCCTAAGCGTTCTATCACTTGATTCCATAGCATTAATATAGTTGCCGTGGGTGAGTTCAAAGCTTTCACCATCTTCTCCTGTAATCTCACCAAAACTCATATCAGCGTCGTTTAGCATGGAGAAAATCGTGTCAGGTGCATGTGTAACCGCACTTAATTTAGCGAGTATACCTTCCTCTTCAGCAGATAGAACATGCTTTTTCATACGAAGAGTATTTTTTAGGGTGAACTCATAAAGAGCGAGGTCTTTGTTCTCCTCTAAAAATCCAAGAATGGTTTCTTCGGATGAGCTGAGAAGCTCAGGAGTAAAGAAACTCATCTTTGATGAGACTTCGGTAGCCAGTGTCATGCCTCTTCCAAATAGTTCCTGATACTTGCTATTTGTATTGTCTTCGTCTTGTTTCATCTTTGCGTAGCAAATCATTTTGCCAAGAAGTAAATCTATGCTGTCAATATCGCGAAGCGCTGATAGAAGGGTGCTGCTTGAACTTGTTACATTACCTTGGTATTTTGTGAATTTATCTGCTAGCTCTGAAGCCTTCTTGTAGTCATCTTCCCAAAGCTCGTCGCTTGCGTACATTGTGCTTAAATCCCATTTATATTTAAGATCTATTTCAGACCTGTCTTTGACTTTTTTGCGTTCCATATATTCCTCCGCTGTAGTATAATATTTAATATTGACAGTATATCACACTTCAGAAAGGATTAACATAAATGGACAATAGACCGATAGGTTTTTTTGATTCAGGAGTTGGCGGTGTAACGACGATTCCGCACATAATGAGAATGCTACCAAATGAGAGCATTATCTTTTTTGGAGATACGGCAAGGACTCCATATGGTTCAAAGTCAGCAAAGACAATAAGACAGTTCACACTTCAGATAGGTGAATTTCTTAAAAAGAACGATGTCAAGATGATTGTCATAGCCTGTAACACTGTTAGTTCAACAGCTCTAGAGCTGTTGAGAGAGACTTATCCTGATATTCCTATCGTTGGTTGCATCACCCCAACAGCAAAAGAAGTTGTCAAGATATGTGATAAGGATAGCAGGATAGGAATAATGGCAACAAAGGCGACAGTTAAATCAGGAGTGTATGAGGACAAGATTAAGTCGCTAAACGAGGAGCTTTTTATAGAATCCATAGCGTGCCCGGCGCTGGTACCTTTGATAGAAGAAGGAATTATCGACAATGAGATAATGGATCTAACTCTTAAGTATTACCTTGATGATTTCATAAGGGAAAACGATATCAATACTTTGATTTTGGGCTGTACTCACTATCCGCTGATATCCAAGAATCTCAAGAGACTTTATCCTAATATCAAGATATTCAGTTCGTCAAAGGAGGTTGCTACAGCAGTCAAGATGGAGCTTGAGGCTGCAGATATGCTCTCGCAAAACGAGAATGCAAAGAGCATTTTTTATGCAAGTGACCTTTCAGAGAACTTCGTAAATATGATTGAGAGAATATTAGGGCGAGATAGCGACGAACTTAATATTAAGTTTAAGAACTTAGATATATAACTGTTTTTTGATAGACATGAGAAAATAAGGTAGTGGAAAAATGACTAAAGAAGAACTTTTTGAACTTGTAGATATAGAGACTGGCGAGGATTTCACGTATTTTGAGAACTTTGCTAACCTAATGGAAGCGGATGAATACTTGACTGAAGAAGACATCGGTATGCTCCTTAGGGAACTTGACTGTATTACATTTTCTGAGCTGGCAGAAAGTTACTTTTATGACGTAATGGAGAATCTTCCTGACAATGCTATAGATATTTATAATACTATGGAGGCAGTTAAGAGAAACATTGTTTCAATTTCTACTGCAATTGCAAAGGGTGAGGAGCAAAGTCACAAGCTTTGTAGAGAGATATATAACTTCCGCAATTGGTACTCTAATGCGCAGTCGTGCTATGCTACAGATCTCAGTAGTGGTAAAGAAAATCTGATTAGCATTAGAGATGCAATATACGAAAACAAGCTGGCTGGTATAACTAAAACAGACTGGGTGTTTGATTTTTCGGATTGTGACCAGCTTGAAATCAGCGAATATATCATAAATGTAGGAGAACTTTCATGAGTTTTATATCAATCGGATTTATGTTCATTGGAGCGGTTATGGGTGCTGGATTTGCTTCAGGAAGGGAAGCATGGCAGTACTTTGGCATATTTGGAGAACAGGCATATTTCGGCGTAGCTATTGAGGCTTTTCTTTTCGTAGCTGTAGGCCTTATGACCTCATATATAGCAATCAAAAAAGAAACGACAGATATTGGTAAGATAATCATTCCATTCGAAAGTAAGTTTTTAGAAACTCTTATAGGAAATATAGTTTCCATCTTTGTTTTCTCAGCTGCAATTTCTATGTCGGCAGCAGGCGGATCACTTTTGAATCAGCTATTTGGAATTCATAGAGCGGTAGGTGGTGCAATAATAGTACTTCTATCGTTTTTTACAGTTATAGGAGATTTTGAGAGAATCCTAGGTGTATTCAAATACATAATGCCAATTCTTCTGTGCATGGTTGTGGCTTTGAGCCTTTACATAGGATTTAGCTACGAAACTCCAGCGAATCTAAACATAGAGACTAAGCCATCTTTGATGGCTTCATCTTGGCCAATTGCGGCAGCTATTTATGTTTCATATAATGTCATGGCAACGATTCCATTTGTTTCACAGTCAGCCCTCAGGGCAAAGAGCAAGAAGCATGCTTTGATGGGAAGCTTTATGGGAGGATCCTTTCTTGCACTTCTAGGTGTTGTATTGATATTTGCGATGTTGACAGACCCTAAGCTTTCTGACAAGTCCGATCTTCCTATGCTAGCATTTGCAGGCAAGATTGCACCATGGGCTCAGCTTTTGATTTCAATTGCTTTGATGATTGCAATTTATGCAGCTGCAACTTCGGGGTTCTATGGATTATACTCTAGAATCAACATCAAAGGTGTTAACAAGGTTAATATCGCTATGGTACTTGCAATTATTGCTTTCTGCGTGGGTCTGCTTGGATTCAAATTCCTTGTAGCTTATATGTATCCTATTGAAGGTTATTTCGGTTTTATTGTTATAAGCATGATAACAATTAACTTTTTTAGGGTATTTATAAGTAGCAAGAAGAAGTAGAAGGTTTAATATGCAGAACTTGGATCATTATGAAGAATTTAAAGATTACGATAGATTTTCCATGCCGGATGGAATTGCCAGAGTGACTGCCGGAAGTGGAGGAGAAGCATATCTCATAGATTGTAAAGGAAAGACAGCTCTGTATGATTGTGGCATGGCTTATTGCCACAACGAGCTTCTTAGCAATATAAGTAAAAAGCTTGACGAATGGGGCTATGATAAGCTCGATTACGCTTTGCTTTCTCATACTCATTATGACCATATTGGAGCGCTTCCTTATGTGATTAAGGCTTATCCAAATATTAAAGTTATTGCAGCACCTAAGGCAGAGAAGGTTTTCCTAAGCGAAGGAGCAAAGAAAACCATGAAGAGGCTTGGCGAAGCAGCAAGAGATGACTATGGAAGCGAGTACCAAAAATCTCAGGAAATTCTAGTTTCACCTCTTAGAGTTGATATAGCCGCATCCGATATGCAAGATATAAAAATCGGCAAAAAAACGGTCAGAGTCGTTTTCACTCCGGGTCATACGGATTGTTCTGTTTGCTACCTCATTTTGCCGGACAGCATTATGTTTTTATCTGAGACAACAGGCGTTCTTAGGGGACCAGAATATCTAACTACTGCAATCCTAAAGGACTATAATCAGTCGATTGAATCTGCATATAAATGCAAAAAAATAGGAGCTAAGACTTTGATAGGCAGTCACTTTGGAATAATACCTGAGTACTACAACGATAGATATTACGATTTATTTCTTGAGACTGCCGAAAAGGAAAAAGAAACTATAGTGAGCCTCTATAATAAAGGGGCAAGCTTTGATGAACTATTAGAGTGCTACAAGGATATGAACTGGACTGTTGCTAGGAGCAAGGTTCAGCCATATGAGGCATTTTTAGAAAATGCAAATTATATAATAAGACACCTTGTAGAGAAATTTGGGGATAAGAAGGAGAATTAATTTGATAAAGACAAGTAAGCTAAACTGCGGAATAACACTTGTAACTGAATACATACCTTATGTTGAGTCTGCTGCAGTAGGAATATGGGTTGGGACTGGCTCTTCTGAGGAAATAGCTAAGCATTCAGGTGTTTCGCATTTTACAGAGCATATGATGTTTAAGGGCACTGACAAGAGAAGTGCCAAGGAGATTGCTTCAGATATAGATAAGCTAGGTGGCCAGATAAATGCATTTACAGGCAAGGAGGCTACTTGCTACTACGTTAAAACTACGGAAAACAACCTGCTTAAGGCAGCTGATGTCCTTGTTGACATGATAACTTCTTCTCGTTTTGATAAGGAGGAGATGGACAGGGAGAGACTTGTAATATGTGAAGAGATAAAAATGACAAGCGATACACCAGATGATCTTGCTATAGATGAGGGACTTCATCTTG
The nucleotide sequence above comes from Eubacterium sulci ATCC 35585. Encoded proteins:
- a CDS encoding inorganic polyphosphate kinase, with protein sequence MQRKILIYNSQTENSISTKKLLSEKLIAKEFTIVSELDSEVELIVCIGGDGTFLDLIHEFDFPMIPIIGINTGHLGFFQEIMPDRLDEFIDNYINQKYSIQSMQTVMAHVYHDGICEELKGLNEIIIASNANYAYSVHFDISIAGSFIERFSGDGLLVSTPAGSTAYNYSLGGSIVDPRLRLLQATPIAPMNTTAYRSFTSSILLPPDLSMEVKPVDNSSKVKITIAFDGFSKFFDNVSNIEVCLSETNVKLLRLESYDFWSKVKSKFL
- a CDS encoding oligopeptidase PepB, which encodes MERKKVKDRSEIDLKYKWDLSTMYASDELWEDDYKKASELADKFTKYQGNVTSSSSTLLSALRDIDSIDLLLGKMICYAKMKQDEDNTNSKYQELFGRGMTLATEVSSKMSFFTPELLSSSEETILGFLEENKDLALYEFTLKNTLRMKKHVLSAEEEGILAKLSAVTHAPDTIFSMLNDADMSFGEITGEDGESFELTHGNYINAMESSDRTLRKNAFEAMYKQYKEHINTITAIYNTNVKADCTKASIRKYESARQAELYGHDIPESVYDNLISVVHEYLPVLHKYTEIRKKILGVDELKMYDIYTPLVDVPNNKISFDEAVEIMKSALSVLGDDYIETVDQGINNRWIDIYENKGKTSGAYSFGSYDSNPFILLNYGDKLQDVLTLVHEMGHSMHSYYTRKNQPPVYGDYSIFVAEVASTVNESLLLNYLLENENDKTSKMYILNKFIEEFRATVFRQTMFAEFENWTHKYVEEGGSLTAERLCEEYEKLNSMYFGDALSKDDYIKYEWARIPHFYRSFYVYQYATGFSAATAISKKILKEGEKAVKDYRRFLTLGSSMFPVDELKVAGVDMSKPEPIRDAMEMFSSLVDEFEAMI
- a CDS encoding glutamate racemase, whose amino-acid sequence is MDNRPIGFFDSGVGGVTTIPHIMRMLPNESIIFFGDTARTPYGSKSAKTIRQFTLQIGEFLKKNDVKMIVIACNTVSSTALELLRETYPDIPIVGCITPTAKEVVKICDKDSRIGIMATKATVKSGVYEDKIKSLNEELFIESIACPALVPLIEEGIIDNEIMDLTLKYYLDDFIRENDINTLILGCTHYPLISKNLKRLYPNIKIFSSSKEVATAVKMELEAADMLSQNENAKSIFYASDLSENFVNMIERILGRDSDELNIKFKNLDI
- a CDS encoding pseudouridine synthase, translated to MPDKYQFTISPEEAGQQLKRIIKQKYHFSSRLMTKIKFGNLLICNGESVPGWTTANEGDKITVLMPEEQSHFPAEDIPIYPVYEDDDLLFIDKQAEVTVHPTKGHPDHTIANGLMNYMNQTGQSFKIRFINRLDMDTTGILIIGKNSYAQAELNKQMTANTTVKKYYAVVDGIIEEDEIEIDLPIGRPIEGNIARRVLPVSEGGYPSKTSVKVLQRYKTATLVDLRLYTGRTHQIRVHMAHIGHPLLGDWLYKGPCDIFDKRQALHSYYFECDHPVKKTRLKIKTDIPADIKELISKLESEI